The Trichoderma breve strain T069 chromosome 2, whole genome shotgun sequence DNA segment GAGACTCTTCGAAGTGAACTGCAGCGATTTAGTAGCTGTTGGGCAATAGGTGGTACGTATATGTCGTGTGACATTTCTGATGAAAGTCGAAACCGGTGTTAATATTGGTAGTCACCTTCTTGCAACGTTTTGACGAACTGGTTGACCTAAGAAACCTTTGAATAACTAAGCAACCACCAAATTGAATGACTGCTGGAGAGGTGGGAAGGAGGTTCTTGGATGTCATCACGAGAGAAGAGGCTCCTGTGATACGGCTTTCTCAATGTTGAAGACAAAAGGGTTCAAGTCTTGAAGACAAAAGGGTTCAAGTCTTGAAGACTATTGAGGTTTATAATCCAACACTCAAGTTCTTTCGAAGTAGTTCTCGATGACTCATCGGTCATCACAGAAGAAGCCAACTGCCCGTGTATTTTTGGTTCAATGGACTATCTGGTTACAGTTGGGGTTAGAATCCTAATCTTAGCAATCTTATTACGCAGGGAAAATAGTCGAAACTAAGTTTTGATCGATACTGGATTAATGACTATGATCTAGGCCATGTAATGAACGAGATGTTTATGACTCATATATCCGAATCGTTCCTCTTAAATTGGTCCATGAATTTATCTAGTTGGTTCGAGATTTGACATTccgtgttgctgctgttcatTGTTCTGTCCATCTAGTTGCTTATAAAGCGTGTTGACTCATGTCCAGCTTCCATCCAAAAATTCTTCGCTCACAGGATAGTCGATATATCCCACAGGAGATTTCTTAGCATAAAAGCCATCTCGTTTGTAGGGACTAAGAGTGATCCCATTCTGAAGGCGGAATACCAAGTCGGGATTGGAAATAAAATATCTTCCAAATGCAACAGCCACATCCCACTTGGAATACAGGTTATCCACGGCTGAGAAGACGTTCTCCGCATTAAAGCCACCAGCAATGATAACGGGCGACCAATTGTCCCATTCCTCCAGCAGGTACTCGAGTGTGTTTTGTCTATAAGCGTTGTGTTGGCCAAGCTCGTCTTCCTTCTTGTGCAGCCAAGTCACAGGGTCGCCGGTTGCTTCTACCAGATGAACATAACCGAGGTTCAGGTTCAGCCTCCTGAACTCGCGCAACATGTATAGAAACTGAGCCTGCGGATCAGATGATGTCGCGCCTTGGAATGTCGCCCAAGGGCTAAGACGAACAGCCGTACGATCTGCCCcgacggcagcagcaacggccttgacagcctcgATGGCAAAACGTGCCCTGTTCTCAACTGAGCCACCCCATTTATCCGTTCTTTTATTGATAGATTCCCGAGTGAATTGGTCAATTAAGTAGCCGTGAGCGCCGTGCAGCTCAACGCCATCTGCCCCTGCGGCAATGGCTGTTTTCGCAGCTTGGGCAAAACTGTCAATTTTGACCCATATTTCCTCCTCAGTCAGTTCCTCAGGCGTTATATCAGAACCCTCCATGGGACTCTCGCTGCTCGATGCGTATTTAATGCCCTTGGAACGCGCAAATTGTGCGTCACCTGCGCGGCCTAGGCTCCAGATCTGCTGTATAAAATAGCCACCCCTAGCATGTACGGCGCTGATTATGCGCTTCCACTGGGCAATCTCCTTATCACTCCAAATACCAGGACCATTGGGATCAGTCTCATCGTCTTGAGATATTGCTGTTGCTTCGCTTATAATGAGCGTCCCAGGGACGGCCGCTCGGTCGGAGTAGTACTCGACTGCCATATTTAGAGGCACATGGTCATCGCTGTTGCGATATCGTGAAAGTGGTGCCATCACTATGCGATGAGGCAGCGTAATTCTACCGACCTTGAGAGGCTGGAATATCTTGGATGTCGCGGGTATTTTCTGTGCTGGCATGGTTATGAAGTTTGACGAAAATCTAGAATTGGCGAAGCTGTTGATAACTTGGATAGGGCTCTTCTGATGGTTGCTGAGGTAGATAATCCAGAAAGTTTAAGATGATCTGGGCTTTCTTGACAGGGCTGGTTGCTACGATATATATTACATTTATCTCTGCGATATATGTTGTATCACTTCTCGTTGGTTCTACTAAAGCCATGTGAAATATGTCAATTATTGCAAATTTTGATACCATTTTGTACATAGGAACTTGAATACTGCCGAACATGTCGCAGTACTTCATACTACTGATTGATAATTCACAAACAGCAATGACTCGAGAAAATGGGACGGCTGACGACTTTAACCAGCTTTAGTTCTTCGGAGGATGGTTTGACGGTATTAGATTGTCTGCAGGTCAAATTGAAAGGTACTATTGACTTTTCCTTTGATAGATGGGACTTAGGGGCCTCGTACCCAAATCTTAATAACGTTATTTGCCACAGGAAGATTGTTAAACGATTTCTTCATTGACTCGAGTTTGGCATCCTTTTGGGGCGGCACGTAGGGTGTGGAGTATCGGCACCCGCATGTCGGAACCTGCATATCGGCTGCGGCATTAGCTCAAAGTCCTACGAGGAAAGTcccaaaggaaaaggaaaagccGCACTAATCAGCCATAGAAAGAAGACATTAGAACAAACTGGATAAGCAACTCAAATACTACGGAGAGGTCGGGATGGTTTAGTGTGAAACAATGATGATGCTACTAAGAAGCCTACAATGAGCAATCTATAACCATTAGTGATGCCCGTGCATTGTCGGCATTTCTAAGCGAGGGGACAATTATGGAAAGCTCGGGCATCGGGTCCTCCGAGTCTGAGCTCGCTGGGTCTAACTCAACAATCTCATTACAAGCCCTGAGCTGACTTGATGGACGGAGCTATCTTAGAGCTGGCCAATCTTAGCCACCATTACTCCACAATACCATTTAGGAAAACGGTGGATCAGCGATGCGGATGCAAAACTGTTTGCGAAGGATGcctgcaaaaagaaacaaagtcCGGCAACATTTGCCGGTCAAAGTTGACACGGAATTGACCCCGAATATTCGGAGACATTTAGCTCTACGTATGCTTATCTACGGAAAAGATTCGAAAGTTTCATTATAATCATCGGATTATGGTAGAATATTGTTAAGAAGTACTTAAAGGCTACGGTGCCATCGTCTAAGCAACTTAACTTCCCAACTATATTTTATTATCTGAGTGGTTAAGCCTCATCCAGCCATTACTATGTCAACGTTCAAAAAAGTCATCCTCATTGGTGCCACGGGCTCCATAGGTAGCGTCGTTCTGGCtgctctggagaaggagcctAGCTTCAACATTACCCTGATACAACGTGCCTCTTCCAACGCCAAAATGCCTGTGCACTTCAAAACGATCACAGTCCCTGACTCCTACCCGACAGACGAGCTGATT contains these protein-coding regions:
- a CDS encoding NADH:flavin oxidoreductase / NADH oxidase family domain-containing protein; this translates as MPAQKIPATSKIFQPLKVGRITLPHRIVMAPLSRYRNSDDHVPLNMAVEYYSDRAAVPGTLIISEATAISQDDETDPNGPGIWSDKEIAQWKRIISAVHARGGYFIQQIWSLGRAGDAQFARSKGIKYASSSESPMEGSDITPEELTEEEIWVKIDSFAQAAKTAIAAGADGVELHGAHGYLIDQFTRESINKRTDKWGGSVENRARFAIEAVKAVAAAVGADRTAVRLSPWATFQGATSSDPQAQFLYMLREFRRLNLNLGYVHLKEDELGQHNAYRQNTLEYLLEEWDNWSPVIIAGGFNAENVFSAVDNLYSKWDVAVAFGRYFISNPDLVFRLQNGITLSPYKRDGFYAKKSPVGYIDYPVSEEFLDGSWT